Below is a genomic region from Candidatus Baltobacteraceae bacterium.
GTGCGAGGTCGGTGCGCTGGCGACGCTCGTCTTCTTCGTGCGCGACCTCATCCACCACGGTCCGGCCGGATTCGACTTTGCGATCTCGATCTGGCTCTGGTTCACGGTGCTCTTTGCCAACTTGGCCGAAGCCGTGGCCGAAGGCCGCGGCAAAGCGCAAGCGGACGCGCTCCGCAAAACACGTACGCAGACGCTGGCGAAACTCGTCGTGGGCGATGGGGTCGAGACGGTCCCCTCGAGCAGCTTGCGCAAGGGCGACGTCGTCCGCGTTGCAACCGGCGAGCTGATTCCCGGCGACGGCGACGTCATTTCGGGCGCGGCGATGGTCGACGAATCGGCGATCACCGGCGAGTCGGCGCCGGTCGTTCGGGAGGCCGGCGGCGACCGCAGCGCGGTCACCGGCGGCACGCGCGTGATCTCGGATCAGGTCGACGTGCGCATCACCGCAAACCCGGGCGAAACGTTCCTCGACCGCATGATCGGGTTGGTCGAAGGTGCGAAACGCCAGAAGACGCCGAACGAGATCGCGCTCTCGATCCTGCTCGCGGGATTGACGATCATCTTCCTGTTCGCGGTCGCGACGCTCTCGCCGTTCTCCGTATACGCGGGTGCGCATCAATCGGTCACGGTGTTGATCGCATTGCTCGTCTGTCTCATTCCAACCACGATCGGCGGACTGCTGTCCGCGATCGGCATCGCGGGCATGGACCGCGTCATGCAGCGCAACGTGCTGGCCATGAGCGGACGCGCGGTCGAAGCCGCGGGTGACGTCGACACGCTGCTCCTGGATAAGACCGGAACGATCACCCTCGGAAACCGCCAGGCGACCGAAGTCATCAGCGTCGACGGAACCGTTCCGGCCGACGCGATGCGCGTTGCGTACCTCACCTCGCTGCCCGACGAGACGCCGGAAGGCCGCTCGATCGTGACGCTGGCGCAAGCCAACGGCATCACGGATTCCGAACCCGACGGCGCGACGTTCATTCCGTTCAGCGCGTACACGCGCATGAGCGGGATCGATCTTCCGGATGGAACGATGCTGCGCAAAGGAGCACCGGATGCGGTTACGGCCTGGGTACGCGATCAGGGAGGCAAACCGGTCGACGGCCTCGCGCCGCAGGTCGAGCGCATCGCACGCGCCGGCGGCACGCCGCTCTTGGTTGCCCGCAACGCGCAGATCCTAGGCGTGATCTATCTCAAGGACATCCTCAAGCCGAACATGCGCGACCGGTTCGATCGCTTGCGCGCGATGGGCATTCGCACGGTGATGATCACCGGTGATAATCCGCTCACCGCGGCGGCGATCGCCGGCGAGGCGGGCGTCGACGATTTCCTCGCCGAGGCCACGCCCGAGACGAAGATGGACCTGATCAAGCGCGAGCAGGGCTCGGGTCGACTGGTCGCGATGACGGGCGACGGCACCAACGACGCACCGGCGCTTGCGCAAGCCGACGTCGGCGTCGCGATGAATACCGGCACGCAGGCTGCCAAAGAGGCGGCGAACATGGTCGACCTCGATTCCGACCCCACCAAGTTGATCGAAGTCGTCGAGATCGGCAAGCAGCTCCTGATGACGCGCGGCGCGCTCACGACGTTCTCGATCGCCAACGATGTCGCGAAGTACTTCGCGATTCTACCGGCGATGTTCGCGACGGCGTATCCGGTGATGAACGAACTCAACGTCATGCGCCTGACCACA
It encodes:
- the kdpB gene encoding potassium-transporting ATPase subunit KdpB is translated as MLSQRRLERRPKARSLFDREILGRAVIDSFKKLDPRWQARNPVMFVCEVGALATLVFFVRDLIHHGPAGFDFAISIWLWFTVLFANLAEAVAEGRGKAQADALRKTRTQTLAKLVVGDGVETVPSSSLRKGDVVRVATGELIPGDGDVISGAAMVDESAITGESAPVVREAGGDRSAVTGGTRVISDQVDVRITANPGETFLDRMIGLVEGAKRQKTPNEIALSILLAGLTIIFLFAVATLSPFSVYAGAHQSVTVLIALLVCLIPTTIGGLLSAIGIAGMDRVMQRNVLAMSGRAVEAAGDVDTLLLDKTGTITLGNRQATEVISVDGTVPADAMRVAYLTSLPDETPEGRSIVTLAQANGITDSEPDGATFIPFSAYTRMSGIDLPDGTMLRKGAPDAVTAWVRDQGGKPVDGLAPQVERIARAGGTPLLVARNAQILGVIYLKDILKPNMRDRFDRLRAMGIRTVMITGDNPLTAAAIAGEAGVDDFLAEATPETKMDLIKREQGSGRLVAMTGDGTNDAPALAQADVGVAMNTGTQAAKEAANMVDLDSDPTKLIEVVEIGKQLLMTRGALTTFSIANDVAKYFAILPAMFATAYPVMNELNVMRLTTPQSAILSAVIFNALIIVALIPLALRGVTYRPLGANAVLRTNVLLYGVGGIIVPFIGIKLVDMILAALHLT